ATCCTGAGCTCTTTGCAGCCGGCCTGTTCGAGGAGTTTGCCTGCGGCCACGCGCGTTCCGTCCTTGAGCTCGGGGTTCTTGAAATAGCTGCCGGCAGTGGAGACCTTCGCAGGATCCGGGTGTTTATTCCTTCGATCCATGAGCCTCTTCGCCATCGTGGACTCGATCTCGTGGGCATCCCTTCGCCACAAGGCGAGGGTGGCCTCCAGCACTACCTTGCCTTCGTCCCTGATCGAGCTGCCGCGATAGGTGAAGGCGATCTCTCGTGTCTCGTTCTTCTGTATATTGCCGTTCTTGTCGAGCAGGAGGGCCGAGCGCACGAGTTCTCCCATCGATGTCCCGTAAGCCCCCGCGTTGCCTGCGATGGCGCCGCCGACCGTGCCCGGTATGCCTGCCAGGTTTTCCAGGCCTGAGAGGCCGTTTGTTGCGCAGAAATTGGCCAGTTCCCAGAGCCCAAGTCCGCCCGATACGGTGACTGTGCCGTCAGGGTTGATGACAGGAAGGC
This sequence is a window from bacterium. Protein-coding genes within it:
- the murB gene encoding UDP-N-acetylmuramate dehydrogenase, whose product is MSLPCFQNGVTLAEHTTFRIGGTARAFCIARSAEEVVEAAWKAESMGMAWYVIGRGSNILASDSGLGNAIIAFKDDCLPVINPDGTVTVSGGLGLWELANFCATNGLSGLENLAGIPGTVGGAIAGNAGAYGTSMGELVRSALLLDKNGNIQKNETREIAFTYRGSSIRDEGKVVLEATLALWRRDAHEIESTMAKRLMDRRNKHPDPAKVSTAGSYFKNPELKDGTRVAAGKLLEQAGCKELRIGNAHPWPTHANIIVTDGASSAAEVLELTRRMTERVSQIHGIRLVPEVVYLE